One genomic segment of Ostrinia nubilalis chromosome 20, ilOstNubi1.1, whole genome shotgun sequence includes these proteins:
- the LOC135081702 gene encoding uncharacterized protein LOC135081702 produces MRVASVGIFLLSLSFFHCLQLIPERANVTYINKKYLEYGRLYISRYGRKSPYYMNLEGIIKHTWADNITMHLIFYEYLHNEYRRSFVEVHSMFCKMMKTDPYIGGMLAKHGAPCPAPPGEYKLQNMTLQGDNFPNLFPISKAKIEVELTNTSSTETIMKAYATASFVTKTKKKV; encoded by the exons ATGCGTGTTGCTAGCGTTGGAATATTCCTGCTCTCTTTAAGTTTTTTTCAC TGTTTGCAATTGATCCCGGAGCGAGCAAACGTGACGtacataaacaaaaaatacttgGAGTATGGCAGACTGTACATATCCAGATACGGGAGGAAAAGTCCGTACTACATGAACCTGGAAGGAATCATCAAACATACTTGGGCTGACAACATCACG ATGCATCTGATATTCTACGAGTACTTGCACAACGAGTACCGGCGGTCCTTCGTGGAGGTCCACAGCATGTTTTGCAAGATGATGAAAACAGACCCTTACATTGGAGGCATGCTCGCCAAACATGGCGCCCCTTGTCCTGCGCCACCG GGAGAATACAAGCTGCAGAATATGACGCTGCAAGGCGATAACTTCCCCAATTTGTTCCCCATCTCCAAGGCCAAGATCGAGGTGGAGCTCACCAACACCAGCTCCACGGAGACCATCATGAAGGCGTATGCGACGGCGTCTTTCGTGACCAAGACCAAAAAGAAGGTCTAG